One part of the Arachidicoccus terrestris genome encodes these proteins:
- a CDS encoding aldo/keto reductase, which produces MQKINIGKAGPQTGKLGMGCMRMSPVWNNAARPEKESIAAIHCALDHGVQFLNTGDFYGAGHNELLVGKAIKDRRDQAYISVKFGAVFDGHMLGLDLRPNSIRNFINYSLVRLGVDYIDLYQPCRIDEDHLLEDIIGTIGDLIQAGKVRQLGLSEITATQLQKAHNIYPVAALEYGYSLADRTLETVLLPLAEQLGITVVAFASTAEGLLTSHLSRPLAKNDYRNHFSRFQGENLIHNLKKVQFLTDMASAKNCSTAQLAIAWVNTQHNNIMPLISMNTVSRVEETLEAMNIRFTGEELVQLNQEFAPGAIWGDTYLHRQ; this is translated from the coding sequence ATGCAAAAAATAAACATTGGAAAGGCAGGCCCCCAAACAGGCAAATTAGGGATGGGCTGCATGCGCATGTCACCGGTATGGAACAATGCGGCAAGGCCCGAAAAAGAAAGTATTGCAGCCATACATTGCGCACTGGATCACGGTGTACAGTTTCTAAATACAGGAGACTTCTATGGTGCCGGCCATAACGAATTATTAGTGGGCAAAGCTATTAAGGATAGAAGAGACCAGGCCTATATCAGCGTAAAATTCGGGGCAGTCTTTGACGGGCATATGCTTGGGTTAGATCTCAGGCCCAATTCTATTCGTAATTTCATCAATTACTCCTTAGTGCGGCTGGGAGTGGATTATATTGATCTGTATCAACCCTGCCGTATCGATGAAGACCATCTGTTGGAAGACATTATCGGCACAATTGGCGACCTCATACAGGCAGGTAAAGTCAGACAGCTGGGCTTGTCAGAGATCACGGCCACACAGTTGCAAAAAGCACACAATATCTACCCGGTTGCGGCGCTGGAGTATGGCTATTCACTGGCAGATCGTACTTTGGAAACTGTGCTTCTTCCTTTGGCAGAACAACTGGGTATTACCGTTGTCGCTTTTGCGAGCACCGCAGAAGGGCTGTTGACCAGCCACCTGAGCCGCCCATTGGCAAAAAATGATTACAGGAATCATTTTAGCCGCTTTCAGGGAGAAAATCTAATCCACAATCTGAAAAAAGTGCAATTCTTAACTGACATGGCATCGGCTAAAAATTGCAGTACTGCCCAACTCGCCATCGCGTGGGTGAATACTCAACATAATAATATTATGCCGCTGATCAGTATGAATACGGTTTCCAGAGTCGAAGAGACCTTAGAAGCGATGAATATTCGGTTTACCGGGGAAGAGCTAGTCCAGTTGAACCAGGAATTTGCTCCAGGTGCCATATGGGGAGACACTTATCTACATCGTCAGTAA
- the trxB gene encoding thioredoxin-disulfide reductase → MSEKVHCLIIGSGPAGYTAAIYAARAGMKPVLYQGIQPGGQLTITTEVENYPGYPEGIQGPEMMVDFENQAKKMGTDIRYGLATKVDFTGPVHKVQIDEKDWIDADTVIISTGASAKWLNLESEQRLNGYGVSACAVCDGFFFRGKEVAIVGAGDTACEEAVYLSKLASTVHMIVRKGEDGMRASKVMQDRVKNTANIKVYWNSETDEVLGDKKVEAVRIKNTQSGATEEIPVSAFFVAIGHQPNSAIFAEYLDMDDAGYIKTIPGSSKTNVDGVFAAGDVQDKIYRQAVTAAGSGCMAALDAERYLTEKGLA, encoded by the coding sequence ATGAGCGAAAAAGTACATTGTTTGATTATCGGTTCTGGCCCCGCAGGGTATACAGCTGCTATCTATGCTGCACGTGCTGGGATGAAGCCTGTTCTATATCAGGGAATCCAGCCCGGTGGTCAATTGACTATCACGACGGAAGTAGAAAACTATCCCGGTTATCCGGAAGGTATTCAAGGCCCCGAAATGATGGTAGATTTTGAAAACCAGGCCAAGAAAATGGGTACGGATATTCGTTATGGCCTGGCCACAAAAGTTGATTTTACAGGGCCTGTACATAAAGTACAGATCGATGAAAAAGATTGGATCGATGCAGATACGGTCATTATCTCTACAGGGGCCTCTGCCAAATGGCTGAATCTGGAAAGTGAACAACGATTGAATGGATATGGCGTTAGTGCCTGTGCCGTTTGTGACGGGTTTTTCTTCCGGGGCAAAGAAGTCGCTATTGTTGGTGCCGGTGATACTGCCTGTGAAGAAGCTGTATACCTTTCTAAACTGGCTTCGACCGTTCATATGATCGTCAGAAAAGGAGAAGACGGCATGCGTGCCAGCAAGGTTATGCAAGACAGGGTTAAAAATACGGCAAATATCAAAGTTTATTGGAATAGTGAAACCGATGAGGTATTGGGGGATAAAAAAGTAGAGGCGGTTCGTATTAAGAACACACAATCCGGCGCTACAGAAGAAATTCCTGTAAGCGCGTTCTTTGTAGCTATCGGACACCAGCCTAATAGCGCTATTTTTGCGGAATATCTGGATATGGATGATGCCGGTTATATTAAAACTATTCCCGGAAGTTCAAAAACCAATGTCGATGGCGTCTTTGCTGCCGGTGATGTGCAGGATAAGATCTATCGCCAGGCGGTCACTGCCG